From Camelina sativa cultivar DH55 chromosome 5, Cs, whole genome shotgun sequence:
CATCAAAGACAGGTCCTCCATTGCTACTCTTTGAGTTGTTGTCTAACGTTAAATCAAACCAATCTTGGAGCTTTTCAGCGAAATGTTCGCTGTCTGTAAATCTTGTAAGGAAGTCTCTGCGGGTACGAGATCGGCTTGAGACACTTGAACGCTTTGTTGTTGTACCAGACCCGATTGATTCTAGGTCTGGTGATTTACCTGTATAACAAATTTGGATAACTTTAAATCGATCTGTTTGCATAAAAAAACGTTACTAATTCTAgagaagaaaacctaatttgGGGTATCGAATTCAGATTTAGGGCAGAAGAGACAAATTCTCGTGAAGATAATGCTGATTCCGAATATGAATTGTTACTACTAGTGTGCTAGAATCAAATTCGAGAGAAGCAAATTCAAGTCGGgataaaatctagggttttttttctcagactgacggagaaaaaaaaaaaatctgaaagaaAGAGCGAATGATAAAACAGAAGGTACGAACGAACCTTCCATTACAGAGGTAATGATACtcaaggcttcttcttctttcttcagctCTGTCTCAGCTCTGTCTCTGGGTAAGCTTCGTCGTCGCGTTTTCTTTCTAtgattctcttctcttctcttctaagACAGATGAGTCCAACTCGCTGACCTGTGTTCttacctttttccttttttatttttttaattatttttctaaaaaaaattcttcggtagtttatgttttttttttattacaagaCAGGTCAAAAGTATAAACACTaccaatttatttattaaccaatttaaaatattaataggGGGGACTAAGAAAGACTGCGGTCTTCTTACTATTCAGAATTATATTCTCCAATGTATACTAATGAAATTAGCCATTAATAGAGCTTTCAACTACAAGCAGGATCTGAAACGACGTCGATTTTTTAATTGTAGGACAAAATTGGAACCGTGACATTATTACTAcagattaaatatatttacttcGTGCTAGATTTTCTTTGTAATAGAACGTTAGTACCAAAAGAttcatttgataaaaaaataaataaataaaaagaggaattcatatgataaaaattgaaataaatgttaattaataaatGAGAATCCAAATTTGAGATACAGTGGTTAGATTTTAGACAATCTGCGTTTACTCTGGGCCCAGATCTTACCCAATGACGGCCCACCTTATGTCCATAGTGTTTCTTAATTGTATTGAATCATATTTGTGCAGCTTCTCTTTTTACTTGTCTTGTCCCCACACAAGAGGAATCATCAGAGATGATTGATAAAATATCTCGGGGGTCATATTTATTGGGTGAGCAAATAGATGATATGCCATTTAAAGGTTTGTTTGGAAACATATGAATGATAATTTTCTTCATggaacatcaacaacaactaggcctgggcattcggttaaccattcggtttcggttcggttgtattcggtttcggttattttggatatagtaatatagtaaccatttggatattcttgaaatttcggttcggttcggttcggtttctttcggttcggtttcggtttggttatttaaataaataaccataactaacataaattatattaacattaaccaaataaaccaaatataaccaaaactaaccgaatataaccaaaattaaccaaatatacaataacaaaaatacaaaaaagggaaaaatatggattcaattttacaaaatagtatttaactttgtaaattcaaaataataacatttacatatattgattatttaaaatatttaattgttttgaatctagaaataatttatattttaagtttattttatagttttgcataatattaagtatataatatttgatatcttctaggttttcggatatttcggttaaccatttaattgtcggttcggttcggttcggtttcagttagtttggatatagatttttactaaccattcgggtatttgaagaatttcggttcggttcggtttggtttttttcggttcggtttcggtcggttatttggttatcggttattttgcccagccctaacaacaacaatggattATTAATGAGACTTAACTACACAACAGTGAAactgcaaaataaaatatattgttgcCACTGCTCTAGAAGAAAATGTCTTCCTCTGAGCCctttacaaataaatattttttaaaaaatatatatatatatatatatatcatttttagaattttgttttaagtatttttttggtcaaaggaaATTTCAATGTtagccttatatatatatgtgtttcgtGGAATGCTAATCCAAGGTGACCAAAGGAAAGGAATATATTGGATTACTATGGCGTCGTCGGGTCTAGCCTTAATTCCAAATATAGGTTCGTCTCAACTTAACAATAACCTAATATGGAGTTTTCAACCTTAGCGTGTTATTATCATCCTATGTGATTGAATGGTAGGTATTAGTCAATCGAAATTACACATCTACTCGATGATGGCAAAATAATAGTGTACgtatagtaatataataaaacatggGCATCACATGGTTCACGAATTATCTTATTCTTTCCATcaatataaaagataaaagattccCTGCTTTAAATCATTCTGCTTTCCGAAATGTAGTTTCCAgaattaaaaaaaggttttaagttattgttttgtaaagctaacattattatttcaaaaggaTCTATTGCATAAACCCCCTCTTTTGTGCTTTCCTGGCCTTAAGTAAGGTTCGCTTTAAAAAGTCCAAAATATTTTGGTGCAAAAGAAATCAAGGGGACAATTCTTGTCCGGTTTCACTTCTTGTCTTGGTGACTTCGGAAGAAGATTCCTTATCTCATTTTGTCTATAGTCTAAAATAATAGGAAAGATGGTGCTGAGAGGTTGGCCACTAGACACTTCTTAATATTTAGGTTAGAAAACcaagttatttttaaatattcttattAGGTCAATTAGTTAATATGTCGACAAGTTTAGTTGGCTTGTTGAATAGTGATTAGCCGCTGATCAGCGACCATTATATCATCATGCTCGATCCTGTGTTCTAAATTAACTTTCActgaaaaataatgtataattgATGCTCTATTCATTCATCATTTGGGAGAAAAGTTGAGAGAAATCCTAATCAGATATATATGGTTTATGTGCACGCACCTACATGGCTACATACGTACAATTGGAACCAAATCTTTCACAAGAATCAATTTAACTAATAAAGACAATTCCACTTTCTCATTCCGaatagatcatatatataaactagagCTATCAGATTTAGCATCCTTATTTCACATCACACGCCAAACCTAAAATCGGAATATAAATCTTTTCACACTACTCTACTACATATAGTTTAAACCTAAAAAGCTCGCTGATTTATTTGTTAATGCAGCACAAGTCCCACTCTCAACCCATGCTTTGTATTATAATATGtgtatactaatttttttgtacAACTCGTTGATATATACCAGTACAATAAAATTTCCATGTATCTCTACATTTAACTGTAACTTATTTTAAGTAATGGTTTTTGCACATGTatttagaaagataaaaacaacATAATTACCTAAAgtatttaacaaaagaaaacaaaataatcttataaaatgtttgatttattttgaataatgtTTTGGatacaaaaaatgtttttggatacaaatattttgaataaaatattttaaataatgttttgaATACAAATATGCACTGTTATATACTAGGGCTAGTACTTCAcaatcagagaaaaaaacaaaaagttaatttaaaaaataatataacacgCATGGTTTACAGACAACTAAACCCACTAACTAaatgaagattaattaaaaatactaaaaaagtTGGCTAATAAACCTAATCCGTGGAATCTCATGCGTACTTGAGACCAATTGTACGAAAGGGTGATGTTTCTTGTAACTCCCAGCCGCAAAATGAACGCGTGCGAGAGGACACGCGCCACGTGGAGAACCCAGAATCTTTCTGAGTCTTTTGGACCATAAACTCCGAAACACATAAGACAGTGACAGATCCAAACTAACAAAAAGTTGAAACCAATCCCTTCAATTATTAACTTTAACTGTTTCTGTCATAATATATACtgtagttattttattttatttttccatcacACTTTTAAGGAAATTAAATGTTATCCTTCCTGTTGGTATccttatagtattattttagtactaattaataataaatcacAGATCGCTCTATAAATTTAGAGAAAGATTCGGGATTTATAGTTTTCGTCTTATCGAGGACACAACAACACAATCGTTGTTTttaatactactactagtataaGATTGAGATTTCTTCTTTCTGTCATGTATAAGGTTCTCTCTGCCTTGGGTTTTCTAATCATATGTACTTTTATAAATCTATTCAAATGATGTCGGCTCAACTATTGGCGCATTCTTATGCGATCGATTCTTATttactgatatttttttcttaataaaatgtaaatccacacacacacacgcacgATCCATTATTGTTATCTTTTACCTAAAAGAATAATTGCAAATTGGTCACTAATATAAGGCAAACATTTCGCATGGAACACAGAAACTGGCAAATTTGGACGCCATGAACCGAACCGTGTCATGACAATGACAGTTcatatgctctctctctctctcacaagtgtattactatttttattttgatttttcaaactttcttgtttcttattcATATTTGTATATCTTTTTATACAATAAAGAATCATCAATTTATTCCGTTTCCATAACCCCATTAACACATTATTCGAGAGAAATGGAATCAGCCAATCACTCTCATTTCCTCCATATATATCATTCTATCTACAAATATTCACTATAGTTTACTTTGTTCTTTTCCTCACCTAAACTAAAAGATCCACCTCGATCCTCTCTCCTCCGTTCTTTCCTCCGCCGCCGTCTCACAATCAACCACCGCCTCTAAAATGAGAGAAGATAATCCAAACTGGTTCCTTAGATGGGAAGAAGAGCTTCCTTCACCGGAAGAACTCATCCCTATCTCTCAAACCTTGATCACTCCTCATCTAGCTCTCGCTTTCCAAATCGGAAGCCCTAATCATCATCTCGGTTCGAAGAGAGCCACAGCTACTTATCACCACCACCAGAAGCTTCAACCATCCACCACTCCAACAACTCCAACTCTAACTCCTCAACCGATGATGATGAATTCTGATTTCGGCGGTGGCGATTCCACGGATCTTGGTTCAGGATCGATCGGAGGAGAGCCAGCAAGAACGCTGAAACGACCGCGCTTAGTATGGACGCCTCAGCTACACAAACGTTTCGTTGACGCTGTTGGACACTTAGGGATCAAGAACGCAGTTCCAAAGACGATAATGCAACTAATGAGCGTTGAAGGGTTGACTAGAGAGAACGTCGCGAGCCATCTTCAGAAATATCGTCTTTACCTTAGGAGAATGCAAGGCGGGAACGGTAGTGGAATCTCCGGTGGACACGTCATCGTCTCCGATTCAGCAACTGATCGTTTGTTTGCGAGCTCGCCGGTTCCGGCACATTTCTTGAACCATCATGAGTACTTGATGCCTCCATTAGAGCATCCGTATATGGGGAAGCATATGATCACTCAGCAAAACCAAGTGGTTCGTAATCTGAAGTATGAAGATTCCGAACATGGTAATGGAGATGGTGGTAGGAAGATTCTTAAGCTCTTCCCTGCgggaaattaatatatttgaattcTTAACTTCATTTTTAAGGAAGTAATAATGTTAAGGTATGTGGATTATCTTGTGTAATTTGCATTTTTCCTCAAACTTAATAAATGTATTGTTAGTGTATATCTTTTTTATTCTACACGAACGGTTTAACTTTTGTATGATGTTATCATTTGCATTCACTACAAGCCGAGTTAAATTATTATCTGTTGCAACTACGTACGTGATAAAGTTACGTCTATTTCCAAACGCTGGAGCGTAACacagtaaaaaaagaaaaggcaaGGCAATGACACTAATCAAAAGGTTTCTGATTGTTCTATCTTAGACATACAAActgtttcaaaattttggatTACACAAATCGTTAAGCCTTGACGAAAAAAGCAATTACCGGTTCTGCATGTAATCGAAGCTAAGGGGTTGCGGATGCGGATAGAACTGCCCCTGCAGAAACAACATTCGTTTTTAAACACTTATCAATCACTAATCTAAGTATGTACTCATATGTGTTATACAATCTACTTTTCATCACAAGTGTTTCATTGGGATCTAGATAAAGGAGTGACAAAAAGAGGCAAAAACTTGTTTACCTGTAAAGGTGCGTTTCTGAAGTGTTCATAAGAATGAGTATACATCACAGCTGCTGCATTTGGCCATTGCATGTACATAGCAGCATTCATCGAAGGCTGGTTTAAACCCGTGGTCACATAGGGGCTCATGACAGAGTGTTGACCCAAGTTGAGAGATGTAGGAGCACTTGTGTTTTGACTATACCCGCTATATCCCATATCATAACATGGCGCCCCTATATTCTGAATGTTGAAGTGTGGCAAGCAGAAATTTTGGTCTACTGGGAGGTTCCTAATGTACCTGTAAGCGCACGCACAAGGTTTTCAGTATACAAAAGAAAGCTTTAACGTTCTTTGTTATTCACAAGCAACTATCGTGGGTAATGGATGCTTTACGTACCTTTGATAGCTCCGGTCATAGTCAGGGTCATACCGgtctttctctctgtctctgagAACTGCAATACGAGATGCAGGAATGCTCTCCCTAGGGAAATGATTTTTCTCTGCCTCGAGGTTACCACTCTTCAACACTTGATTTTCATCATCTCTGATAGGACTACAATTCACCTTCCAAGGATTAGTTTCAGATGGAGAATCGTTACAATTAAGGTTAGCAAGACCGTTAAATATACGTTCTCGTGCCCTGTCAtagtcttctttcttctcttcaacaCTTCTCGGAAGACCACCTTGCTTTCCCAAATCACCACCTTCCATTCCAGATCCTTTAGAAGGTCGGGTCTTTATAGCAACTTTCATGTGCTCAAACTTACCAGTTTCTGATTGTTTAGCTGGGATTTCAGATAGTCGAACAGCAGGAAACCTACTATCAGTTGATTTAGTCACGAGAATCCTGCTCATGTTACCATCTGCACCAACATCTCGAACTGATGTAACTAGTCCATAGTGGTTAGCAACGCGATGAGCTGCAAGACGGAGATATGATGTCGGGAAATACTGGAACTCGAATTGCTGCTCATCAGGGTTCTGCAAGAACTTCTGAACATCAAGTTCCATCCTCAAAACTGACATTACAAGAACAACAAATCGCTTAGAAAACAGTCAAGCAAAGAATAGTCCATGAGCTAGACACCAAGCATATAAAACTTTTAACTCTAAACAAATCTCACATCTTAAACTTAGAACATTACTATTGAAAAATCACTTTCCTAGTTATGGGATTTGCCATGTATCCCTCTGTAAAGTAAGCTTCCAACTTCAAAAACACTTTAGCCAAAAGATCtgaatttgcaaaaaaattccTAGAAATTAACCTAGGCAATAAACAATCCTAATACCAATCGTTCTCCCCAAAATCCCTAATTACGATTCTAAGCTCAATTCTGTACAAGATTGTAACTTGAAGAAACTAGGGCATTGTAACAGGAATcgaagacaaaacaaacaaaaggggCAAAGAGAGAGGAAGCTTACTGGTGAGACGATGTCGAGGATTCTGAAGAGCCTCAACCAAAAAAGGATCCACCGTGAATCCTTTCTCGGCCATAAGGGCACAGCCTGTTTCAGAGGTCAAGGCTGTGTCCATGAGAGATGGATTAGACAGACGATGATAAGTCCTTGCTTCCTCTAAAAGGttgattctttctctctctcgcgcagcaaaagagaagaagaagtcaatcaagaggaggaagaggatgattGAAATGGAAGCATTGAGGAcgacgagagagagaagaacaaaaaagatgcaaaaaactgaaaaagcttatctctctctctctctctccctcaaatCGAACGAGAGGGAAGAAGATAACTCTTATTTTATtcttaagattttatataattttgtttgtgtaCCCAGAAAAAATCTTCAATGGGCCTAGTGGGCTTagcattgttatatatatattctagaagGGTTTAGATTGCATTGTAAAGATACACACAGAAACGGGGCCCGAACTAATCCGAATTTATACAGAAGGTCCTCATAGTTTTATTAAATAAGCAATTATCACCAAAACTATTTGCAGTGTCGAAGCTTGAGGACTTGGAGACTTCAAactcttcatctcctcctcatATCTGCTGATTTGATGCGAACCGTCTCAAGAATCCTGCAATATTCGAAGAAGAGAGACCATTGTTCTTTTTTCAAGATTCTTACAAGGACCTCTTCCAATGACCAAGTCAAACCCTCCATATTCGTACATAAGTCGCTCAATTGTTTTATTGTCTAGCTTTGAAACGTCAGTGAACTCTCTCAAGATACCCTTCTGATTCGTCTACGCCCAGTAGCTTCTCAAGGTGTTTCGATTTGCGTCTGAACTCTCCACAGACACAACTAcgaagataaaaaagaagactagGAAATTTAAGCAGAGACGACACAGAGACCTCTGAATCAGAGCTAGAGGAAACAAATAGAAATTGTGtgtaaaaaatagaaactttttgaagaaaataagaagagagtCAAAgcttttttactaaaaattacaagaaaaaagcCAATTTCTCATTCTCTCCTCACCGTTGAAGCTCATATTTTGGTTACTACTCAAAATTACcctaatttcatatatattatgtaaaattGATCTGATGATTCACCTTgtcttgttttttaaataataataattttaccttTTATCTACatttattgttaatttcatactcaattttgtttaaaaatcacaaaatggATTTTATAGAAATTTGTGGTCAcatttatgaaattttcaatACCTTCGTGTTCTTTGAGAGAATTATGAAAAACTTTTGGgtgaaaaattataattgaaaaagttaAAGAGCCgtacagaaaaataaaataaaaaatggggAGGATATACAAAAGAGAAGGCTTGTAAATATCTTGGTTAGTCGACTAATTACCCTATGTTTGGCTGAGAAGGCTTGTACATCATCAGATATGCCTCGTCTAATAGAGAGAATGAGAAGTTATGAACATCTCGATAGAACATCACCGTCTCTTCCAAACAGTGTACGCAACTTGGTTACTCTACTAAGAGCTGAAATTAGTGTTAATGGTGACCgtgacatatttattttatgttctaAAAGTTTTGAAATATGTACGCATACAATTATTTGATGCTTGTTATTTCGAAGGTTCGAAGACATATGGAACTTGGTCAGGGTTAATGCCTAATGGCGATATGTAGAGGATGTTATAGAACACTGTTATTCCTCTGATGCTTTGTTATAGACATTCTCGAAGGGTTTAGATTGCATTGTGCTCCCACACCagctatctctctctctctttatttgcAAGCACCTCTCGAGAAAAGTGTGAGATCATAtcatatggttttttttgtttttctttctttcttgtcttACATGATTCTTGCGGTCCTCCAATCTTGTGAAAATGATTTGTCTCCTTCCTAATTTTGGCGGTGTCCTAATGTAGTATTTTCGTGATTTTGGTGAATCTACCTTGTGAAAAATGTGACTTATAAAGAATCCAAAAGACGTATACGTCTAAATATGTGGTTAGCTAGAATTGATAATACCTTGTAGCTAGCTTCCAAGCGGCTATCTATCCAACTCATTGTTTGAACCTGAACGCAAATCCCCATGTTTATTTATAACTAACGATCCGTGATTGCATTTTTGCATGCAatccaaaaattcaaactaaCGTGTAGATAAtcgaagtgaaaaaaaaaattaaagttcaCAAATTATATTCTTTAACATAAAAAGTCTTAAACTGATACATAAGTTAAATATAAGTTTTAAACTGAGAACTCCGGCTACATATGTAGTGGCAAATCTCGATACTAAGAAATCGGTTGCTCATAGAGAATTAATAAACCAGACCAAAACATGACCTTACTATATATTGTATGATTTTTATGATGGCGTTATACTATAAGATTAGTAAGACCATCTCCATTATACATGATAAAGAGAACTCttaattaacatataattaaaaatatatctattaataTTGTAAGAtaatattaagattttataattaaatttatgttaCGACACTCACCAAAATTATGCAACGGAgatgcaagaaagaaaaagcaatGCATCAAATGAATTGTTTCTTaccttataataaaaaaaatgtttacaataGTCGAGCTAATAGTGTGTGTGTGAGGCTATGAGGTGAGAGCTCGAAGAAAATGGAGAATTCATCTCTTGTGCCTCTATACCAGAAATTCATTTCTGCATTACCCCCACTTATTCTCACTACCTCTTTTTTTAATGAAAGGACGAAACTAcccctctaacaatttttaaagaatattgaACATTCTAGTCGTACATACCCGACTTCTAGTTCTACCAGTTGTACCTCGCatagttgtaccatatatcCTCTAGTTGTACTAGTTgcaccctagttgtaccagttgtacCCTGCATAGTGGGATTCAAACTCTAGGCGCGCGCACATGCACATGGAGCTCGCAACCACTGAGCTACTGTGTTTTTCGTTGAACAATTactgatttaattatatttaacctaaaACAATTTTCATTAAGGATAATATtgtccttttaccattgagggagttttgagaaattgtttcgATAAAAATGGTGTTATAAGATTTTAGCTCGAAGAAAATGATGAGTGATGCAGAGGGGGGAGAGGAGACATGCGTGACGGGAAAGAGACTCAAAAACGACACACAGTTGGAAAGTGAAGCGATAAGATAGCCTACATAGCCTACatagcattattattattttttgggcttttttttttatcagaagaGAGAagtttcgagagagagagagacgacaaATAACGAAAACCCTTCCTTCACTCCAAAACTAACACAAACGCAGTCAACGTGCTTTTAACATGTGGATTACCAAATCCCTCCCTCCCACTCTCTTCCTCTCGTGCTTTGTTTCACACTCGCCATTTATTTTATATCCACaacttatccaaaaaaaaaggatttatttACGAGTATAAAATTTGTTAGTAAATTGCCgaccaaaaaaagaatttgttagTAAATTTATAAACCGATGAAGGTAAAGAGAGTACCATTGagattttgtaaacaaaaacatatgtaTCTATCTTTCTGCCTTTacataatattctaaaataaaataattaggcAAGAATATTCTAGACTAAAAAAAACCAGATAATGTACAAAGGACCTACATATATTCTAGACTCCTAAAA
This genomic window contains:
- the LOC104785299 gene encoding uncharacterized protein LOC104785299, giving the protein MDTALTSETGCALMAEKGFTVDPFLVEALQNPRHRLTILRMELDVQKFLQNPDEQQFEFQYFPTSYLRLAAHRVANHYGLVTSVRDVGADGNMSRILVTKSTDSRFPAVRLSEIPAKQSETGKFEHMKVAIKTRPSKGSGMEGGDLGKQGGLPRSVEEKKEDYDRARERIFNGLANLNCNDSPSETNPWKVNCSPIRDDENQVLKSGNLEAEKNHFPRESIPASRIAVLRDREKDRYDPDYDRSYQRYIRNLPVDQNFCLPHFNIQNIGAPCYDMGYSGYSQNTSAPTSLNLGQHSVMSPYVTTGLNQPSMNAAMYMQWPNAAAVMYTHSYEHFRNAPLQGQFYPHPQPLSFDYMQNR
- the LOC104785297 gene encoding transcription factor PCL1-like, which codes for MREDNPNWFLRWEEELPSPEELIPISQTLITPHLALAFQIGSPNHHLGSKRATATYHHHQKLQPSTTPTTPTLTPQPMMMNSDFGGGDSTDLGSGSIGGEPARTLKRPRLVWTPQLHKRFVDAVGHLGIKNAVPKTIMQLMSVEGLTRENVASHLQKYRLYLRRMQGGNGSGISGGHVIVSDSATDRLFASSPVPAHFLNHHEYLMPPLEHPYMGKHMITQQNQVVRNLKYEDSEHGNGDGGRKILKLFPAGN